The genomic window CGATCAAGGAAAATTCCTCTTTGCTTCAAAAGACTCCGGAGCTATCCTCAAAATCGCTCGGGAAAAATTAGGAAACGACAAGGTCGTGAAACTTCCAACTCTACTCCAGACCATTGGACAAAAACTTAAAAATCTATTTGCAAAAAAGTAGAAACTTTAGTATAATCATAGCAACGGATAAGTAGGTTATCTCCTTCTTTCAGAAAGTCTGCGGGTGCTGCGAGCAGATAGAAGGGATAGGTGAAATTCTACCGTTAGTAACAATTACATATACAATCAAGTGCACACCTGTGAAGTTGGATGGAACCGTGGCCCTGCCACTCCAACACTTTATCAGATGTGCTTTTTTCATAAAGGAGTTCTTATGTTAGATATTAAACGTATTCGTACAGATTTTGATGCTGTCGCTGAAAAATTAGCTACACGTGGTGTAGATTCTACTATCTTAAATGAGATGAAAGAAATCGATGCTAAACGTCGTGACATCTTGGTTAAGGTTGAGACTCTCAAGGCTGAACGTAACACAGTTTCTGCTGAGATTGCCCAAGCTAAGCGTAACAAGGAAAACGCCGATGACAAGATTGCTGCGATGCAAACCCTATCTGCTGAAGTCAAAGCCTTGGATGCTGAATTGGCAGACATCGATGCTAAATTAACAGAATTCACCACTACTCTTCCAAACATCCCAGCTGACAGTGTTCCTGTTGGGGCTGATGAAGATGACAATGTGGAAGTTCGCCGTTGGGGTAGTCCGCGCGAATTTGACTTCGAGCCAAAAGCTCACTGGGATCTTGGTGAAAACCTTGGTATCCTTGACTGGGAACGCGGGGGTAAAGTAACGGGCGCTCGCTTCCTCTTCTACAAAGGTCTTGGCGCTCGTTTGGAACGTGCTATCTACAACTTTATGTTGGACGAGCATGGAAAAGAGGGCTATACTGAAGTCATCACACCATACATGGTCAACCATGATTCTATGTTTGGTACTGGTCAATATCCAAAATTCAAGGAAGACACTTTTGAATTGAAAGATACTAATTATGTCCTCATTCCTACAGCTGAAGTGCCTTTGACAAACTACTACCGTGATGAAATCCTTGACGGTAAAGATCTACCAATCTACTTTACCGCTATGAGTCCATCTTTCCGTTCTGAGGCTGGTTCAGCTGGTCGTGATACACGTGGCTTGATTCGTCTGCACCAATTCCACAAAGTTGAAATGGTCAAATTTGCCAAACCAGAAGAATCTTATGAAGAATTAGAAAAAATGACAGCTAACGCTGAAAATATTCTTCAAAAACTCAACCTTCCATACCGTGTCGTTGCCCTCTCTACTGGGGACATGGGCTTCTCAGCTGCTAAGACATACGACTTGGAAGTTTGGATTCCAGCCCAAAATACCTATCGTGAAATCTCAAGCTGTTCAAATACAGAAGATTTCCAAGCCCGTCGTGCCCAAATCCGTTACCGTGATGAAGCAGATGGCAAGGTGAAACTCCTTCACACTTTGAATGGTTCTGGACTTGCAGTTGGACGTACAGTGGCTGCCATTCTTGAAAACTATCAAAACGCAGATGGTTCTGTAACCATTCCAGAAGCTCTTCGTCCATATATGGGTGGGGCTGAAGTTATCAAACCATAAAAATAAGGCCTAGCTATTTCTAGCTAGACCTTTTTTCGTAACCAAATCAGATAAGCACCCAAGACAAAGAATAAAATAGTTAGGCAAATAACGGTTTCAGCCAATACCAGATAATCCAGAAATGGAAGTTTCAAAATTCCCTGAGCCATCTTGAGCGAAGTAGCTGTGATAATGGTTGGGAAAGTTAGGGCTGAGAAGGCTGGTTGAAAGCCTCGCTTTAA from Streptococcus oralis includes these protein-coding regions:
- the serS gene encoding serine--tRNA ligase — protein: MLDIKRIRTDFDAVAEKLATRGVDSTILNEMKEIDAKRRDILVKVETLKAERNTVSAEIAQAKRNKENADDKIAAMQTLSAEVKALDAELADIDAKLTEFTTTLPNIPADSVPVGADEDDNVEVRRWGSPREFDFEPKAHWDLGENLGILDWERGGKVTGARFLFYKGLGARLERAIYNFMLDEHGKEGYTEVITPYMVNHDSMFGTGQYPKFKEDTFELKDTNYVLIPTAEVPLTNYYRDEILDGKDLPIYFTAMSPSFRSEAGSAGRDTRGLIRLHQFHKVEMVKFAKPEESYEELEKMTANAENILQKLNLPYRVVALSTGDMGFSAAKTYDLEVWIPAQNTYREISSCSNTEDFQARRAQIRYRDEADGKVKLLHTLNGSGLAVGRTVAAILENYQNADGSVTIPEALRPYMGGAEVIKP